The genomic window CCTGATCTGCTCCTGGAGTTGACCATGAAGGTCTTCCCACCGTTCTATTTCTTGCTTAAGCCTCGCCGTCTCTGCCGGCGCAGCCTTTGCAGGGGCCTTCTTGGCGGGCGACACCTTCCGTTTCGGCTTAATTGCTTTCTTCGGCTTTACTTTTTTCTTCGGCTTCGCCGCGGGCTTTGCGACTTCCCTTTTCTTCTTTTTTCCCGTGGCGGCTCCTTTCTTCTTCGCCTTTTTCTTTGCCTTGGCCATGGCTCCTCCTCCTCAAAAAAGCTGCGTCTGCGTCGCTCGCCCGAGGGACATTGCCTCCCGCGGCTCGTCTCCGAAGATGTTGACCGTTCCGTAGACTCCGTCATACCCCGGAACTATGGTTAGGCGTCCCTCCCGGACCCGGAGGATGGCTTCCAAGATCCTGGGTGGCATAAACGACCCGAGTTCCTCCTGCCTCAGGTCCAAAAGGATGGCAAGCTCACTCCCACCGGCCGCGACCAGCCGTTCGTACTCCTGTCGCACTGCCACTGTTCCCACCCGCTGATCCAATGCGGCAGCAATGATCTCTTCCAAGGGAACCAGATTCTTGAAGGGAATAGCCCCATCAGGCGTCCGCCCGGGAGGCCCGTCCGCCAGCTCTTCCACCCGATGCAACACCCCAACGGTCAAAGGGCGACGGCAAACAGGACAGGATCGGCCGCAGGCCTGCGTTTCTGTCGGAGTCGTGCGGATGCCGCAAGCCCGGTGGCCATCTAGATGGTATTTCCCTTCCTCCGGGAAGAATTCCACGGTGTAGAGGAATCGGCGCGGATCCCGCGTCCGGACCGCCTCCCAGAGCTCCCAGTAATCGAGGGGATGACCAAAGACGTTACATTCCCGCCCGAGGCGAGATGGGGAGTGAGCGTCG from Candidatus Methylomirabilota bacterium includes these protein-coding regions:
- a CDS encoding endonuclease Q family protein, producing the protein MPFIADLHLHSRYSRATSREMEVESLARWARKKGIALLGTGDFTHPTYFAELKAKLTPADPGLYRLKRGEQGVRFILQVEICNIYHEGGRLRKIHTLLYAPSLQAAERVNAALARRGNLLADGRPTFTFSVKELCRIVFDLSPDSVLIPAHAWTPWFSVFGSQSGFDSLQEAFDGYLDRIFALETGLSSDPAMNWRLSALDGITLMSNSDAHSPSRLGRECNVFGHPLDYWELWEAVRTRDPRRFLYTVEFFPEEGKYHLDGHRACGIRTTPTETQACGRSCPVCRRPLTVGVLHRVEELADGPPGRTPDGAIPFKNLVPLEEIIAAALDQRVGTVAVRQEYERLVAAGGSELAILLDLRQEELGSFMPPRILEAILRVREGRLTIVPGYDGVYGTVNIFGDEPREAMSLGRATQTQLF